The following proteins are encoded in a genomic region of Pagrus major chromosome 16, Pma_NU_1.0:
- the nipal3 gene encoding NIPA-like protein 3 has translation MDTSRADGGSYTDNLIGTLLAIFGNVLVSISLSVQKFSHVTLAGTKDPRAFYRTKTWWCGFVLTCLGEGANFVSYAFAPLSLVAPLNAVSVLASSILGLIFLREKSKPKDFAKRYGLSFLGCILTIGGTYLFVSFGPNSHEKLKAENIVKHMVGWPVLLYLLLEIITFCLLLYFYKQRRANYLVIILLLVALLGSVTVITVKAVSGMLVLTIEGTMQLNYPIFSVMFVCMVASAVFQARFLSQACKLYDCSLIASVNYILSTVFAIGAGAVFYLEFKNEDILHICMFLLGSAFCFLGVFLITKNRKRTKTFEPCVTMDMTNGVPTIHDKGLVDFNGSFSYGALVNNDGVAPAGIPVNLEQPPVSLRSSEASDLKQD, from the exons ATGGATACCAGCAGAGCCGACGGAGGCTCCTACACG GATAATCTCATTGGCACTTTACTTGCTATATTTGGAAATGTGCTTGTCAGCATCTCCTTAAGTGTTCAG AAATTCAGCCACGTGACGTTAGCAGGAACCAAGGACCCGCGTGCCTTCTACCGCACTAAGACCTGGTGGTGCGGTTTTGTCCTCACCTGCCTCGGCGAGGGAGCCAACTTTGTCTCTTATGCCTTCGCCCCCCTTTCTCTCGTAGCACCTCTGAATGCTGTGTCTGTACTCG CAAGCTCAATTTTGGGCCTTATTTTCCTGCGTGAGAAATCGAAGCCAAAGGACTTTGCAA aGCGATATGGGCTGTCCTTCCTGGGCTGTATCCTAACCATAGGAGGAACATACCTCTTTGTATCGTTCGGACCAAACTCTCATGAAAAACTCAAAGCAGAGAACATTGTGAAGCACATGGTCGGATGGCCTGTTCTCTTGTATCTG CTCCTGGAGATCATCACGTTCTGCCTGCTTCTATACTTCTACAAACAGCGTCGTGCTAACTACCTCGTTATTATTCTGCTGCTGGTCGCTCTACTGG GCTCTGTCACAGTCATAACAGTCAAGGCAGTGTCAGGCATGTTGGTTCTCACCATCGAGGGCACCATGCAGCTCAACTACCCGATCTTCAGCGTCATGTTCGTGTGCATGGTGGCTTCAGCAGTCTTCCAGGCCAG ATTTCTCTCCCAAGCTTGTAAGCTGTACGACTGCTCTCTGATTGCCAGCGTCAACTACATCCTCTCCACTGTCTTTGCCATAGGAGCTG gAGCTGTGTTTTACTTAGAGTTTAAGAATGAAGACATCCTTCAcatctgcatgtttttgttggG ATCTGCATTCTGTTTCCTGGGGGTCTTTCTCATCaccaaaaacaggaaaaggacCAAGACCTTTGAGCCGTGTGTCACTATGGATATGACCAATG GTGTCCCAACTATTCATGACAAAGGCTTGGTAGACTTCAATGGCTCCTTCTCTTATGGAGCTCTGGTCAACAACGATGGAGTGGCTCCTGCTGGTATACCAGTCAACCTGGAACAACCACCAGTCAGCTTGAGATCCTCTGAAGCATCTGACCTCAAGCAAGACTAA